A window of Formosa sp. Hel1_31_208 contains these coding sequences:
- the msrB gene encoding peptide-methionine (R)-S-oxide reductase MsrB gives MLTWKEIINFAVKGNPTPDRRVEKTDAEWRQQLTPEQFRITRQKGTERPHSGALCSIYDEGQYNCICCDTPLFDSTIKFESGSGWPSFTQPIKPNAITYKRDASFGMVRVEVMCNTCDGHLGHVFPDGPEPSGLRYCINSESMQLDSKVKETN, from the coding sequence ATGTTAACTTGGAAAGAAATCATCAACTTTGCCGTAAAAGGAAATCCTACTCCAGACCGTAGAGTAGAAAAAACAGATGCCGAATGGCGTCAGCAATTAACTCCAGAACAATTTAGAATCACCCGTCAAAAAGGCACAGAACGTCCCCATAGTGGTGCATTGTGCAGTATTTATGACGAAGGTCAATACAACTGTATTTGTTGTGATACGCCTTTGTTTGATTCGACCATCAAATTTGAATCTGGATCGGGTTGGCCTAGTTTCACACAGCCTATTAAACCCAATGCCATTACATATAAAAGAGATGCCTCTTTTGGAATGGTGCGCGTTGAAGTGATGTGCAATACTTGCGATGGTCATTTAGGACATGTTTTTCCTGACGGACCAGAACCAAGTGGTTTGCGCTATTGTATTAATTCCGAATCTATGCAATTAGATTCTAAAGTAAAGGAGACAAACTAA